tgactGGCAAAGTACTTCATCTTACCATGATCCATAATGTGATTGTTTTCTGTCCCATCAGCCTTTCATCACTGAAGTTCAACAGGTCAATTTATCTTCCACTGATTTCATCATCTTTCCCGATGAATGTCTCCCAAACaatggagacagaggaggatCTCCTGACTTGTCTCCAAATCAAGTTTTACAACCCACATCAGAATGTCAAAGGTCTCTATGAGCTGCTTCCCTTGGGGATTAGGAGCCGACAATATGCAGATGTCCCTCTCAGGCTGGGACGAGATGCCAAGTCCTGCACCTTTGCCCTCAATGACATGCGCGTGTCCCGCAAACAGCTGGCCCTCTACGCCTACCGCACTCCACAAAGCCCCGACATGCTCTTCACCATCCAGAACTTGAGTCAGAGAGGAAGACTGTCAGTGAACAGCTCGGTGCTGAACTTCCTTGAGAGGATGGACCTTCCAAACAAGGCCCTCATCCGGTTTGGAGAGTATGAGATGCTGATCATCCGCGAGGCGGGCGAGGCCAAGGGGAGCTTCGAGGTGGAGTTTGAGGTGCTGACAGTGCCTCCGTCCAGAgagacatgcatgtgtgtgcccAGTATGAACCCAGTCATGGACACAGGCTCAAGTGGGACTAATAGTTTCATAGCTGAACTCGCAGCACTGGGCCCTCTGGAGACTGATGAAACTCTTATGTACCAGTCATGATGTCAGATGTTACTTTGTTTGTACTGATATACTCTCCACAGTTGTTCTTTGCATCTGGATAACACCCCCTTCTGTAAtgtgaaatcatatttacaccATGTATTTATTGCATTATATTTTTTAGTTAACAgttatttgttatatttttctaACTTGAGCacattacattgttttttaaaaagcatcttaTTGTGTTGTTTAATTACTGTGTTTGTCAGACATATTTGTTACAAGAAATTCAGGGAAACCTTCATTTGATGGCAATCTTTGATTCTGCCTTCTccctggaaaaacaaaagacgTATGGAGATGCAACCAGTTTGACCAGTTTGGCTTTGAGATAAGCTTCCACACTTCTTCGGATGAACTGTTAAGGGAAACTGTCTTgagaagagcaaaaaaaaaaaattatgttcaATCACAATGAtgtaaaattgttttttatgtttatgtgaaCAGTTATGTTCTTCAGCTCAGGTTAAGACCAGGCATGAATACAAATGTTGGAAAATCGGTTTCACTCTGTGGGGCGAAACAATAAGGCAAAACCTCTCCGGGGTAAAAAAAAACCGCTATAACCCCAGCAAGATGTCAGAGATTAGAACCACCGGTCAGGTatcctgtttggatttttttatagTCATATAACAAAGTCCAGGCTGATATCGTTGGAATGTGATGCACCATCAAAACCCCCAtaaccaccaccccccccctcaCAGACAGAGTATTGAAACTGTAAACCTCCCTGGAATTCTGGAAAGTCCACCAAGGAGGGAGTGTgtgcagtcagtgtgtgtgtgtcagggcctCAAGAGAGTCGTCATTTGAACTGAAATGACCTCAGTGAGCAAATCAAACTTTTCAAAAAGGGAATAGAGAAATGACCCGCCTCACTCTTTGAAACAGATCTTGAAGCTCTTTCTTTAAACTGACAATAACACAGCTACAGTTTTTTTCAAGAATGGCTCTTTTTCAGGATGTCAAATATTTTCATAGGCTACTACATGTGTCGGATACAATCTCCATTATTTGAATGGTTGAATCAAAAAAGGactgaagcttaaaaaaaaaaaaaaaaaaaactacagatcttcagtcgtATTTTAAGCAAAAGCTACCACGAGGGAATAATACATTAGACTGATATAGCGCTTTTCTGGATACTcaaagacacttaacaaagaataaataaataaagagtgaCAGGATTTACAAAGAAGACAGCTGCAGGACCAATCACATGTCATGTACTAATTCTTTGTACAATCATAACAAGCCAAATACTGTCAGATCCAcagcaaaaagttaaaacaaggGCATGTTTTCTACAGGAACGTAGTCAATCTGCAATCTTCTATAAAAGGTAAAGTCCTGTTGTTTGACTAAGAGTTCTAAATAGACCTagaggaaaatgtgtttaaatcacCATGGTTATGTTTAAATGTCTCATACTAACATGAAAAAGGCAAAGAAACAAATATATCGCCACACTTAAAAATCTCAAGacaatttatttaatgttttttttttcaactttcagctgcagcagatttAAACATAGCATACTCTACAGTATGAATGTATGACACAGTTTGAGGCTCATGACATGTAAGCATAAATATAAAGCATGAAtcacaaaaaaatactttgaaagTTGTGTTAAAGGACATGCAATAGATTCAAGCTAACATTTCTCACTACACAatttttgagttgtttttttattctaatgGCCAACATGGTAAATGGCCTGGAGCTTGTATGACACTCTTCTGACTGATCAAAGTGCTTTTCAGGCACTGATCCACAAAGGAGACCGTCTGTGAGCGGTCGTCGCtttagtttttgcggtgtgtccggaTCCGTCGCTACCCGTACATGGTGATTGgtcgtcggctgtagtctttgtggtgtgttctagtgacactttttggccaagacgtgaggcgacACCACAGGCAACCAGCatcaccactagttctttgcaGTCTGCTTGGTTTGTCAGGGccttcacaccgcaggtcacaccaacaCGGCAacagtgaccatcagtattaatgaatccattcacactctgctgtcgaagcagcaggagcatcttggggttaagtgtcttgcctaaggacacatcggacatgttgctgagagaagctggggatcgaacccctgacctctaccactgagccacatctGGCAAAGTGCCAATGAGAAAAACCTTTAAGGTGATTCATGttcatttaaatctgtttgttgCTGATTCATGTTAATTGTCCCACttttaaataaagtcaaattaaattaCAAATTTATATGTTCCAAAACTCTGTTCACTAAGAAAAAGGTAGAGGGGGTTTGGTTACATGATCTTAGTATGTGAGACACTAGGgggtctgctttcttttaactttATATATGTATAGTTTGGTATGACTCAAGTAAAAAAGATTCAACACAGATCCGATCGGTCAGACTGACGAGTTGATTTTCCTCCATCACGGCCTCTATAATCGTATCAACAGCTGCAGAGATCATCCTGCTGGCTTTCTGACAACTGGAACCTCCCACTCACCAACCATTGGACCAAATGCTCCTGCATGAATCAAATCCACGTCCtgtaacaacaaacaaacacacttgatACAGAGCTCACAGTAAAGACGGGTCTCTTTATGGACGGTGAACTCATGCTGCCTTACCATATAACAAAGAATCGTCTGATTCTGTcttttccacttcctgtttggttACAGCTTCCACAGCTGAGAGAGGTCTGTGGACAGGTAGAGATAGTTAGCATACTTACCTTCAGTGATTAACATAAGTGTGTATGTTTTCCATTAGCTTGAAATGACATGCATCAAAATCAATTGAAGGAGAAAGAAGTCAAATCCTTTTGACTGTTAAAAGCAAAAGGAAGCATTGGGATCACGAATATTGCCTTAGACTGATTTTAAAAGGACAGATAGGACGGTGGATTAAGCAttatgaaatgttaaaaaacagtgagggaattttttttttttggaaaggtcgttgaagaaaaaaaaactttcagatTCTCTATTAGCGAGTAAAAACATGAGACGTTTTCTTAAATGGGAATTCTCTCTCAAATTGTGTTCCCAGCTAATGGGAACCCAGTGGTATGAAAGAGGGAGGCAGGAGACGGTTCATTGCATTAGTAggtggtttttgttttttttaattaaaatgtaaacatcacatACCTCTCCTTTGGTGGATGCTGCACATCTTCCCAGGGTCACTTACCATGCACTGGCGTCTCCTGCTTAGAGTCTAACAACCTACAAAGAGTAAAAATACTAAGAAATCCAAGACTGCATGCAATTGTGGGtactaatatttaaaaaaaggtgtcaaTGTTGAGAGAACAAACAGTAATGGGATGTGTGACATATATACAGTGTAACACATTGATGTGAAACTAAGACTTCATCGCAAGACAACAGACACATGGGCCAACGCAAAGGTCAGTTTATTACTGTCATACTAATAGGAAATAAAATCTAACACAGGTTGGATTCATGACTGGTTTTGAGGTTGGATTCGGTTCCCCATGTTCAGATAAACGCAAACCATTTTGAGaggccaaagaagaaaacagggAACTTAACCggaaatataaacaataattttagtttttttcttctttaaataatcatttcttgtttttcttttaacagcGACAACTTCCACTGACTGAGGATCAACTTAACCATGTAAACAActgtttcaaaatgtcttcCTTCGTCAAGCCTGGTTCCTCCGCTGAACCTGTATCAatgatttttgattttaaaaagttatttcacTGTAGTTGAAGTGCTAGCTTTTAGACTGGGAGCAGACCGGCGGCTGCTTGGCTCTTGAATAACTTGAAATTCGTTCATGTTTTCCTTTAATTTTCCCTCGatacaaacagaaagtgaaGCACTACGTACCATGTTTCAAGCTAAGAGCTCTGACGGGTGTTTGGAGATACACCCAATAATATATTACTTCACACAGGGTCTGGGGGAGTGTCAGTCTACCACGGTACGTTACTAAAAAAAGGCCTACCCCAAACGAGGAATAATTTCACAGTTAAAGCGTTGTGTTTGGTTTGATTCGTTTATTAAAAGGCCTTCAAAATGAGGAGCATCttgtaaagtaaataaaatcataCATAACGGTGCTGTAGATCTCCGCaaccaaataaaacacaaagcgtaaaaaaagaacaaaaaccaCACTGGAACTTTTGATTTGTCATGCTAACATTGCTAACATGTGTCGCAAATTTGAAGATTGCCGTAAAAGTCTACACAACAAGTGTTATACTTAAGTCCTGCGACACTCGATGTTTTTGAATTAGTTATGAGTATCTCGTCATCAGCCTGCAACCTTAAGgctaaacacattttttgttgttgttgcaatgTCTAAAATTCTCTTTGCATTTAAATGACTTCCCTTGTTATGAAATATTGTCAGTTACCCAGATACCGGATCCATTAAAAAAGATTGAAGAACAAAAGTGTTTTTGGCTGAACTAATGCGTCACACTGAAATAGACTGAGCACCTATTCTGCAAACATTTGAAGgatttgaaaagtaaaaacaagcAGAGGAACAGAAAAAGCATAAACAGCTCAGAAGAGTACGTGAACTTTAGACATGGAGTCGTATGATTTTAAATACGGAGCTCTCCCGCAAACAGTATCTTCCAGTAAGCCGCAGAGGAACGCAACGCAATCCGCCATAGACGAGGGGATGCATAGCGCCACGTGCATCAGCAGACGGCGACGATCTTGTCATATTCT
This portion of the Labrus bergylta chromosome 22, fLabBer1.1, whole genome shotgun sequence genome encodes:
- the tifa gene encoding TRAF-interacting protein with FHA domain-containing protein A: MNVSQTMETEEDLLTCLQIKFYNPHQNVKGLYELLPLGIRSRQYADVPLRLGRDAKSCTFALNDMRVSRKQLALYAYRTPQSPDMLFTIQNLSQRGRLSVNSSVLNFLERMDLPNKALIRFGEYEMLIIREAGEAKGSFEVEFEVLTVPPSRETCMCVPSMNPVMDTGSSGTNSFIAELAALGPLETDETLMYQS